A DNA window from bacterium contains the following coding sequences:
- a CDS encoding NifB/NifX family molybdenum-iron cluster-binding protein, which translates to MKLVVTAVGGDLDAEVDPRFGRAPYFVVVETDDMSFEAIENAAVDASGGAGIRAARAVADSGAKAVLTGNCGPNAHRTLQAAGIAVVVGVAGTVREAVERYLKGEYAEAEGPNVEGGFGSS; encoded by the coding sequence ATGAAATTAGTCGTTACCGCCGTGGGCGGCGACCTCGACGCCGAGGTCGACCCGCGCTTCGGCCGGGCCCCATATTTCGTAGTGGTCGAGACCGACGATATGTCGTTCGAAGCCATCGAAAACGCCGCGGTGGACGCTTCCGGCGGCGCCGGGATACGCGCGGCGCGGGCCGTCGCGGACTCGGGCGCAAAGGCGGTTCTCACCGGCAACTGCGGCCCGAACGCCCACCGGACCCTTCAAGCGGCCGGTATCGCGGTAGTGGTCGGCGTCGCGGGGACCGTACGCGAGGCCGTGGAACGTTATTTGAAAGGCGAATACGCCGAGGCGGAAGGCCCCAACGTCGAGGGCGGCTTCGGCTCGAGTTAA